A genomic stretch from Candidatus Methylomirabilota bacterium includes:
- a CDS encoding glycosyltransferase, which produces MTAVDYLLPILFVITLFLNIRASFKLALDWRGMLITVRFVREAYARLAGLPSEDALERDARAPVFLHLVPAYQEPDIAGTLRSLCASRYPHANLHVVVVTKEEEERAPHPAMGVSTGELVRRFRETLPPYQQKRLWHLAMPGPGRKAHQLNWALRREALHEILGEAYDPARVFVGVSDADSIPDPDTYRWIAARELGGEGSLAYQGITLSLGNYDRLDIRGKICAIQQSSIFIRVSIARLINEVKRVRMIDGLCARFPRLGRLVRPPFELCFRRSQICLGHNQFVRLDVMQSLGGFPAAGATEDSTLGYALGARGILIQAVPMVELTDLPETPENMVRQNARWYLGVLDDIPFLRRTWRGRPSAYNFAQLVRHIGNKVIEWPIAAVVYPVTGYLGWWLAYMYRGRHPWLFYLATGAPTASLLLTVWVGGIMTQNLVEAFRPYLPRATDLRRKSLKEKFLGTFRCQTYWLLATRGAWRVLWSLARTGRYEAGKTDRVSRSARRALPTPGG; this is translated from the coding sequence ATGACGGCCGTGGATTACCTGCTGCCGATCCTCTTTGTCATCACCCTCTTTCTCAATATCCGCGCCTCGTTCAAGCTGGCCCTCGACTGGCGCGGCATGCTGATCACCGTCCGCTTCGTGCGCGAGGCCTACGCGCGGCTGGCCGGGCTGCCGAGCGAGGACGCTCTCGAACGCGACGCGCGGGCGCCCGTCTTCCTGCACCTCGTGCCCGCCTATCAGGAGCCCGACATCGCGGGCACGTTGCGCTCGCTCTGCGCCTCGCGCTATCCGCACGCGAACCTGCACGTGGTGGTCGTGACCAAGGAGGAGGAGGAGCGCGCCCCGCACCCGGCCATGGGCGTGAGCACGGGCGAGCTCGTGCGCCGGTTCCGCGAGACGCTGCCGCCCTATCAGCAGAAGCGCCTCTGGCACCTGGCCATGCCCGGGCCCGGCCGCAAGGCCCATCAGCTCAACTGGGCGCTGCGCCGCGAGGCTCTGCACGAGATCCTGGGCGAGGCCTACGATCCCGCGCGGGTCTTCGTCGGAGTCAGCGATGCCGACTCCATCCCCGATCCGGACACGTACCGCTGGATCGCCGCGCGCGAGCTCGGCGGGGAGGGTAGCCTCGCCTATCAGGGCATCACGCTGTCCCTCGGCAACTACGACCGGCTCGACATCCGCGGGAAGATCTGCGCCATCCAGCAGTCCTCCATCTTCATCCGCGTGTCCATCGCGCGCCTCATCAACGAGGTCAAGCGTGTGCGGATGATCGACGGTCTCTGCGCGCGCTTCCCCCGCCTGGGCCGCCTCGTGCGCCCGCCCTTCGAGCTCTGCTTCCGCCGCTCGCAGATCTGCCTCGGCCACAACCAGTTCGTGCGCCTGGACGTCATGCAGTCCCTCGGCGGCTTCCCCGCCGCGGGGGCTACGGAAGACTCCACGCTGGGCTACGCGCTGGGGGCGCGCGGCATCCTGATCCAGGCCGTGCCCATGGTGGAGCTGACCGATCTGCCGGAGACGCCCGAGAACATGGTGCGCCAGAACGCGCGCTGGTACCTGGGCGTGCTCGACGATATCCCGTTCCTGCGCCGCACGTGGCGCGGGCGCCCCTCCGCCTACAACTTCGCCCAGCTCGTGCGCCACATCGGCAACAAGGTGATCGAGTGGCCCATCGCCGCCGTGGTCTATCCCGTGACGGGCTATCTGGGCTGGTGGCTCGCCTACATGTACCGTGGCCGCCACCCGTGGCTCTTCTACCTGGCGACGGGCGCGCCGACGGCCTCGCTGCTCTTGACGGTCTGGGTGGGCGGCATCATGACCCAGAACCTCGTCGAGGCCTTCCGCCCCTATCTCCCGCGCGCCACGGATCTGCGGCGCAAGAGCCTCAAGGAGAAGTTCCTCGGCACCTTCCGCTGCCAGACCTATTGGCTGCTGGCCACCCGCGGGGCCTGGCGCGTGCTCTGGAGCCTGGCCAGGACTGGCCGCTACGAAGCGGGCAAGACCGACCGCGTGAGCCGCAGCGCTCGGCGCGCCCTCCCCACCCCCGGCGGCTAA
- a CDS encoding septum formation initiator family protein, with amino-acid sequence MSLRSLRLLRTAVLAVVALSLAGFGGQSLNRVWRLMQEVDSLEREVAVLRVETSRLTAEVDRLRSDPEFIEQMARERLGLVKPGDRVYKLPPTPGPAGAAGQGSR; translated from the coding sequence TTGAGCCTCCGCTCGCTGCGCCTGCTGCGCACCGCCGTCCTTGCCGTCGTGGCGCTGTCCCTCGCGGGCTTTGGCGGCCAGAGCCTGAATCGCGTCTGGCGCCTCATGCAGGAGGTCGACAGCCTGGAGCGCGAGGTGGCCGTGCTGCGCGTGGAGACCAGCCGTCTCACCGCCGAGGTCGATCGCCTCCGCAGCGATCCGGAATTCATCGAGCAGATGGCGCGCGAGCGGCTCGGCCTCGTCAAGCCCGGCGATCGTGTCTACAAGCTGCCGCCGACCCCGGGCCCGGCGGGCGCCGCGGGGCAGGGAAGCCGATGA
- the eno gene encoding phosphopyruvate hydratase → MSEIRTVHAREILDSRGNPTIEVDVWLDSGAFGRGMVPSGASTGKREAVELRDDDAARYGGKGVRQAVHNVVETIAPEIEGLEATEQSAVDQALLELDGTPNKSGLGANALLGVSLAVARAASDECGLPLYQYLGGPGARILPVPLMNVLNGGAHADNGLDVQEFMIVPAGAGSFAEALRMGAETFHMLKKLLKDKGLSTGVGDEGGFAPVLPGNEAALDFVLHAIERAGYRPGEDIFLAMDPAASEFGEHGRYHFKADRVERSSEEMIAWYESLLGRYPICSIEDGLGEDDREGWQALTKRLGARVQLVGDDLFVTNPAILQEGIRRGMANAVLVKVNQIGTLTETLEAIELAKRAGWGTVISHRSGETEDSFIADLAVAVNAGQIKTGSLARGERTAKYNQLLRIEEELGPAAVWPGRAAFGNLER, encoded by the coding sequence GTGTCCGAGATCCGCACGGTGCATGCCCGCGAGATCCTCGACTCGCGCGGCAACCCGACCATCGAGGTCGACGTCTGGCTCGACTCGGGCGCCTTCGGGCGCGGGATGGTGCCCTCGGGCGCCTCCACGGGCAAGCGCGAGGCCGTGGAGCTGCGCGACGACGATGCCGCGCGCTATGGCGGCAAGGGCGTGCGCCAGGCCGTGCACAACGTGGTCGAGACCATCGCGCCGGAGATCGAGGGCCTGGAGGCGACGGAGCAGAGCGCGGTCGACCAGGCCCTGCTCGAGCTCGACGGCACGCCCAACAAGTCAGGCCTGGGCGCCAATGCACTCCTCGGCGTCTCGCTGGCGGTGGCGCGCGCCGCCTCGGATGAATGCGGCCTGCCCCTCTATCAATACCTGGGTGGCCCCGGCGCGCGCATCCTCCCCGTGCCGCTCATGAACGTGCTGAACGGTGGCGCGCACGCGGACAATGGCCTCGACGTTCAAGAATTCATGATCGTGCCCGCGGGCGCCGGCTCCTTCGCCGAGGCGCTCCGCATGGGCGCCGAGACCTTTCACATGCTCAAGAAGCTCCTGAAGGACAAGGGGCTCTCGACGGGCGTGGGCGACGAGGGCGGCTTCGCGCCCGTCCTGCCGGGCAACGAGGCGGCCCTCGACTTCGTGCTGCACGCCATCGAGCGCGCGGGCTATCGGCCGGGGGAGGATATCTTCCTCGCCATGGACCCGGCGGCCAGCGAGTTCGGCGAGCACGGGCGCTACCATTTCAAGGCCGATCGTGTGGAGCGCTCGAGCGAGGAGATGATCGCCTGGTACGAGTCGCTCCTCGGCCGCTATCCGATCTGCTCCATCGAGGACGGACTCGGGGAAGACGACCGCGAGGGCTGGCAGGCGCTGACCAAGCGACTGGGCGCGCGGGTGCAGCTCGTGGGCGATGATCTCTTCGTCACCAACCCGGCGATCTTGCAAGAAGGCATTCGCCGCGGCATGGCCAACGCCGTCCTCGTCAAGGTCAACCAGATCGGCACGCTGACGGAGACGCTGGAAGCCATCGAGCTGGCCAAGCGCGCGGGCTGGGGCACCGTCATCTCCCATCGCTCCGGCGAGACGGAGGATTCCTTCATCGCCGACCTCGCCGTGGCCGTCAATGCCGGGCAGATCAAGACGGGCTCGCTCGCGCGAGGCGAGCGCACCGCGAAATACAATCAGCTCCTGCGCATCGAGGAGGAGCTGGGCCCGGCCGCCGTCTGGCCCGGACGGGCCGCCTTCGGGAATCTCGAGCGTTGA
- a CDS encoding farnesyl diphosphate synthase, producing MDVQSYMAERARAVDAALARYLPSESDPPETLHKAMRYSVFAGGKRLRPVFVIAGAEAVGGRMDTVMETACAVEMIHTYSLIHDDLPAMDNDDFRRGVPTNHKVFGEAIAILAGDALLTLAFRLLADNFAAGSDAHALRNVLIEVGDAAGSGGMVGGQVADIESEGKRVGAETVDYIHTHKTAALIRASIRAGAMLAGATLSQLVALGQAGGNLGLAFQITDDILDVTATSEELGKTAGKDQAQQKATYPAVHGLEVSRIHAKALVSEAHAALQSFGPRAEPLRALGTFIVERKA from the coding sequence CTGGACGTGCAGAGCTACATGGCCGAGCGAGCCCGCGCCGTGGACGCCGCCCTCGCCCGCTACCTGCCGTCGGAATCCGATCCGCCCGAAACGCTCCACAAGGCCATGCGCTACAGCGTCTTCGCGGGGGGCAAGCGCCTCCGTCCGGTCTTCGTCATCGCCGGTGCGGAGGCGGTGGGCGGCCGGATGGACACGGTCATGGAGACGGCCTGCGCGGTGGAGATGATTCACACGTATTCCCTCATCCACGACGATCTGCCCGCCATGGACAACGACGACTTCCGCCGCGGCGTGCCCACCAACCACAAGGTCTTCGGCGAGGCCATCGCCATCCTGGCCGGCGACGCGCTACTCACCCTGGCCTTCCGGCTGCTCGCCGACAACTTCGCCGCCGGCTCCGATGCCCACGCGCTCCGCAATGTCCTGATCGAGGTCGGCGATGCCGCGGGCAGCGGGGGCATGGTGGGCGGGCAGGTGGCCGACATCGAGTCCGAGGGCAAGCGCGTGGGCGCCGAGACCGTTGACTATATTCACACCCACAAGACGGCGGCCCTCATCCGTGCCTCGATCCGCGCGGGCGCCATGCTGGCGGGTGCGACGCTGTCCCAGCTCGTGGCCCTGGGGCAGGCCGGCGGCAACCTCGGCCTCGCCTTTCAGATCACGGACGATATCCTGGATGTGACGGCAACGAGCGAGGAGCTGGGCAAGACGGCGGGCAAGGATCAGGCGCAGCAAAAGGCGACTTATCCCGCCGTGCACGGCCTCGAGGTGTCGAGGATCCATGCCAAAGCCCTCGTGAGCGAGGCGCACGCGGCGCTCCAGTCATTCGGCCCTCGCGCCGAGCCCCTGCGCGCCCTCGGCACCTTCATCGTCGAGCGGAAGGCCTGA